The proteins below come from a single Rosa rugosa chromosome 2, drRosRugo1.1, whole genome shotgun sequence genomic window:
- the LOC133729258 gene encoding gibberellin 2-beta-dioxygenase-like has product MVVLSQPAALDHFSLIKSCKPTSLFSGIPVVDLSDPDAKSQIIKACEEYGLFKVVNHGVPLEFMTTLEAQALKFFNLPQSEKDRAGPADPFGYGSKRIGPNGDVGWIEYILLNANPEIISHKSLSIFKNNPEIFRSAVEDYISAVKKMTCEVLEMVADALGIDQRNALSKLLRDEKSDSCFRLNYYPPCPELQALSGRNLIGFGEHTDPQIISVLRSNNTASLQISLKDGTWVSVPPDQTSFFINVGDCLQVMTNGRFKSVKHRVLADTVSSRISMIYFGGPPLNEKITPLASVMAEGEESLYKEFTWSEYKKSAYKSRLADYRLGLFEKSFGQ; this is encoded by the exons ATGGTGGTTCTGTCTCAACCAGCTGCATTAGACCATTTCTCTCTAATCAAATCATGCAAGCCAACAAGCTTGTTCTCTGGGATTCCAGTGGTAGACCTCTCAGACCCAGATGCCAAGAGCCAAATCATCAAGGCCTGCGAAGAGTACGGCTTGTTCAAGGTGGTCAACCATGGAGTCCCATTGGAGTTCATGACCACACTTGAGGCTCAAGCTCTCAAGTTCTTCAACTTGCCACAGTCTGAAAAAGACAGGGCCGGCCCTGCTGACCCTTTTGGCTACGGAAGCAAGCGAATCGGGCCAAACGGCGACGTGGGTTGGATTGAATACATCCTCCTCAACGCCAATCCTGAAATTATCTCCCACAAATCACTCTCCATTTTCAAAAACAACCCAGAAATTTTCCG TTCTGCTGTTGAGGACTATATCTCGGCGGTGAAGAAGATGACTTGTGAGGTACTAGAAATGGTGGCTGATGCGTTGGGAATCGATCAAAGAAATGCGCTGAGCAAGCTTCTGAGAGATGAGAAGAGTGACTCTTGTTTCAGGCTCAACTACTATCCGCCGTGCCCGGAGCTTCAAGCATTGAGTGGACGGAATTTGATTGGGTTTGGAGAGCACACAGACCCCCAGATAATCTCTGTCCTAAGATCTAACAACACCGCAAGCCTGCAAATCAGTCTGAAAGACGGGACTTGGGTTTCTGTCCCACCTGATCAGACTTCCTTTTTCATTAATGTTGGTGATTGCCTACAG GTGATGACTAATGGGAGGTTTAAGAGCGTGAAGCATAGGGTTTTGGCAGACACAGTAAGCTCAAGGATTTCGATGATTTACTTTGGAGGGCCACCTCTGAATGAAAAGATAACACCTCTGGCGTCAGTAATGGCAGAAGGAGAAGAAAGCTTGTACAAGGAGTTCACGTGGTCCGAGTACAAAAAGTCTGCATATAAATCACGGTTGGCTGATTATCGGCTAGGGCTCTTTGAGAAATCCTTTGGCCAATGA